A window from Triticum aestivum cultivar Chinese Spring chromosome 6D, IWGSC CS RefSeq v2.1, whole genome shotgun sequence encodes these proteins:
- the LOC123145580 gene encoding F-box protein FBW2, with the protein MGESEYRCWEELLPDALGLVFRNLPLQEVLTVVPRVCKSWGRVVAGPYCWQEIDIEEWSQQRHSRPDHLIRMLDLLLRRSSGACRRISVSGLPCDPLFSFIGDHARALRTLEIPRSEISDAVVEAVAPGLPNLTFLDISSCTKIGARALEAFGRHCRSLAALRRVMHPIDVAGRNACGQHDEARAIARTMPALRHLEVGYMLVTTEAILEVLSRCRGLEFVDLRGCWAVDEALLRARHPRLSVLGPGVDDCFENSYWEECSDDDSEDDEVYSWELMDDDEYYGVVGSDDDEAVWGDGPGLVENLEVRFYGGGFSESYAGIDWPASP; encoded by the exons aTGGGGGAGAGCGAGTACCGGTGCTGGGAGGAGCTGCTGCCGGACGCGCTGGGGCTCGTCTTCCGCAACCTGCCGCTGCAGGAGGTGCTGACGGTGGTGCCGCGGGTGTGCAAGTCCTGGGGGCGCGTCGTGGCCGGGCCCTACTGCTGGCAGGAGATCGACATCGAGGAGTGGAGCCAGCAGCGGCACAGCCGCCCGGACCACCTCATCCGCATGCTCGACCTGCTCCTCCGCCGCAGCTCCGGCGCCTGCCGCCGCATCAGCGTCTCCGGCCTCCCCTGCGACCCGCTCTTCTCCTTCATCGGCGACCA CGCGCGCGCTCTGAGGACGCTGGAGATCCCGCGGAGCGAGATCAGCGACGCCGTggtggaggcggtggcgccggGGCTGCCCAACCTCACGTTCCTGGACATCAGCAGCTGCACCAAGATCGGGGCGCGCGCGCTGGAGGCGTTCGGCCGCCACTGCCGGTCCCTGGCGGCGCTCCGGCGCGTGATGCACCCGATCGACGTGGCCGGGCGCAACGCGTGCGGGCAGCACGACGAGGCCCGCGCCATCGCGCGCACCATGCCGGCGCTCCGCCACCTGGAGGTCGGCTACATGCTGGTCACCACGGAGGCCATCCTGGAGGTGCTCTCCCGGTGCCGGGGCCTGGAGTTCGTCGACCTGCGCGGCTGCTGGGCCGTCGACGAGGCGCTGCTGCGGGCGCGCCACCCGCGGCTCAGCGTCCTCGGCCCGGGCGTCGACGACTGCTTCGAGAACAGCTACTGGGAGGAGTGCTCCGACGACGACTCTGAGGACGACGAGGTCTACTCGTGGGAGCTCATGGACGACGACGAGTACTACGGCGTGGTcggcagcgacgacgacgaggccgtGTGGGGCGACGGGCCGGGCCTCGTGGAGAACCTCGAGGTGcggttctacggcggcggcttcaGCGAGAGCTACGCCGGCATCGACTGGCCAGCGTCGCCGTGA